A window of Strigops habroptila isolate Jane chromosome 5, bStrHab1.2.pri, whole genome shotgun sequence contains these coding sequences:
- the INSIG2 gene encoding insulin-induced gene 2 protein isoform X2 — protein sequence MDRHLGEPHKFKREWSSVMRCVAVFVGINHASAKVDFANNIQLSLTLAALSIGLWWTFDRSRSGFGLGVGIAFLATLVSQLLVYNGVYQYTSPDFLYVRSWLPCIFFAGGITMGNIGRQLAMYECKVIAEKSHED from the exons ATGGACAGACATCTGGGAGAGCCACATAAATTTAAGAGAGAATGGTCCAGTGTAATGCGATGTGTAGCAGTCTTTGTGGGAATAAATCATGCCAGCGCT AAAGTGGATTTTGCCAACAATATCCAGTTGTCTCTCACACTAGCAGCCCTGTCAATTGGACTGTGGTGGACGTTTGATAGATCACGAAGTGGCTTTGGTCTTGGAGTAGGAATTGCTTTCCTGGCCACATTGGTGTCACAACTTCTGGTCTACAATGGAGTTTATCA ATACACGTCTCCAGATTTCCTCTATGTTCGTTCCTGGTTGCCATGTATATTTTTTGCTGGTGGAATAACTATGGGCAATATTGGCAGGCAGCTGGCAATG tatGAATGTAAAGTCATTGCAGAGAAGTCTCACGAGGACTGA